The following is a genomic window from Hymenobacter sp. APR13.
CCGAGGGCTACGACCAAAAGGACGACGTGCTGCGCGTGCCGGTGGTGCCAGAAGTATCGGCCTTCCACGAAACGCTGCTTTACTGGTTTTCCGACGTGAAGCCCGGCTCGGCCCACCTCAACCTGAGCTGGGAAAAGAAAACCGTCAGCCTCTACATTGACACCAACGTGCAGGCCAAGGTGGTGGCCGGCATCGAAAAGGCCGTGGCCCAGCGCCCCGGCGACTGGCAGCTGCTGGCCCAGGCCGCCGACTATCTGGTGCAAAACAACCTGCAGGCCGAGCGGGCCCTGTATTTCATCAATGAGTCCATCCGGCTGCGCGACGTGTACACCAACAACTGGATCAAGGCGCGCCTGCTGGCTTCCAAGCTCGATTACGACACGGCCATCGTCTACGGCCGCAAGGCCATCAAGATGGGCGACAAAGACGATGTAGCCTTCAAATCCCAACTCCCCACCATGCGCACCGCCCTCATTGAGTGGCAGGGCAAAGCGTATTAGGTGATGAGGTGATGAGGTGATGAGGTGATGAGGTGATGAGGTGATGAGGTGATGAGGTGATGAGGTGACAGGTGACAGGTGACAGGTGACAGGTGACAGGTGAATTTAGAAGAAAGCAGGCCGCGAGCCTGCTTTCTTCGTTTCTTGGCGGCCTGAACCTACTGTAGTTTCAGCACTTTCATTCTTAGCATTCCATTCACGTCTTCACCAGGCTGCACATGGGCCCTTTTCTGCAGGTGTGCCAGACCATCTGTCCACTTTCCGACGGCCTGCAACTGGCCCTGACGCAGCTGGTACGGCGCGAGGAGCTGCCGCGGCGGCATCAGCTGCTGCAGCCGGGCCAGGTGGCGGGGCGGCTGTATTTTGTGGAACGCGGTGTGGTGCGCGGCTACTCGCTGCACGAGGGCAAGGACGTATCGGCGTGGTTTATGCGCGACGGCGACTTTGTGGTGTCCATCCTGAGCTTCTTTTCGCGGCAACCGTCGCACGAGTACGTAGAGCTGCTCACCGACTGCGTGCTGTGGTCGTTGTCGTGGGAACAGCTGCAGCAACTGTACCGGCAGTTTCCGGAGTTCAACTTTGTGGGGCGCGTGCTGACGGAGCGCTATTATGTACTCAGCGAACAGCGGGCCTTGCGCCTGCGGATGCTGCCCGCTGCCGAGCGCTATCAGCTGCTGCTGCGCGACTTCCCGGCAATCTTCCAGCACGTGCCACTCAAGCACATTGCCTCCCACCTCGGCCTCACCCCCGAAACCCTCAGCCGCCTGCGCGCCCGGGCGTAGGGCGTGGTTCGTTGTGTGTAGTTCGTGATTCGTGTATTAGCTAGGAAGCACGCACAACGAACTTGATATAGATCAAGAGAAAGCACTGCCAGCCCGGGCAACTTTGAGCATGTTTTCACCAAGCTCAGACTTTTATGTGTAGTACGATGCTGCTGTCCGTTAGCGACAGTTCTTCCCTCCTGCCTCAGCTGGATTTTCCGCCCATGCTCGGCTCTATTCTGCTGGCGTTTGCCGGCTGCTTCTTGCTGGAACGCCTGATTCCGGGCTGGCCGCTGCCCCGGATTTCGTCGTGGCCGCTACGCGTGCTGGCCATCAACGCGGCCCAACTGGGCGTGGTGCTGCTGGCGGGCGTGAGCTGGGAAAAGTGGCTGTCGGAATACTCGGTGTTTCACCTCTCGCGGCACGTGGGGCCGGTGGCGGGCGGCGTGCTGGCCTATGTGGTGGCCACATTCGTGTTCTACTGGTGGCACCGCTGGCGGCATACCGTCGATTTCCTGTGGCGGCACTTTCACCAGATCCATCACAGCCCCCGGCGCATCGAGGTAATTACCTCCTTCTACAAGCACCCGCTGGAAATGACAGTCAACTCCATTCTGGGCGGTTTGCTGGTATTCACGCTGCTGGGCCTGAGCCCGGCCGCCGGGGCCGTGTACACGCTTTGCACCGCGCTGGGCGAGTTCTTCTACCACACCAACGTGCGCACGCCCCAGTGGATCGGCTACGTGTTTCAGCGGCCCGAAATGCACCGCATCCACCACGAATACCAGAAGCATAGCCACAACTACGGCGACCTGCCGCTCTGGGACTGGCTGTTCGGCACCTACCACAACCCGCGCGAGTTCCAGGCCACCTGCGGCTTCGACGCCGACAAAGAAGAACGCCTGCTGCCCATGCTGCTCTTCCGCGACGTGCACGAGGAGCCCACCCAGGTACCCGCACCCGGCACGCCGGCCACATAAGCATGTGACAGCCGCGCAACGCACCGGAGGTTTGCGTATCTTCTGCCTGTTCCCCACGCTTACGTTCCGGCCTGCCTCCGCCATGATGACGCCCGTGTTCGACTACCGACTGCCCAGCCCCGGCCTGCGCGACTACGT
Proteins encoded in this region:
- a CDS encoding DUF2911 domain-containing protein, with translation MRRSFVQLVVPGICGLLLSVGAVSGALAQTGPAPAMPPASLLPLPQASPHVLLSHTVGLSEVNLDYHAPSVRNRVIWEGLVPYGQIWRAGANENTVITFADTVRVNGKTLPAGKYSFYVFPRSDQDWDMVFNRVTTHWGAEGYDQKDDVLRVPVVPEVSAFHETLLYWFSDVKPGSAHLNLSWEKKTVSLYIDTNVQAKVVAGIEKAVAQRPGDWQLLAQAADYLVQNNLQAERALYFINESIRLRDVYTNNWIKARLLASKLDYDTAIVYGRKAIKMGDKDDVAFKSQLPTMRTALIEWQGKAY
- a CDS encoding Crp/Fnr family transcriptional regulator produces the protein MGPFLQVCQTICPLSDGLQLALTQLVRREELPRRHQLLQPGQVAGRLYFVERGVVRGYSLHEGKDVSAWFMRDGDFVVSILSFFSRQPSHEYVELLTDCVLWSLSWEQLQQLYRQFPEFNFVGRVLTERYYVLSEQRALRLRMLPAAERYQLLLRDFPAIFQHVPLKHIASHLGLTPETLSRLRARA
- a CDS encoding sterol desaturase family protein, with amino-acid sequence MLGSILLAFAGCFLLERLIPGWPLPRISSWPLRVLAINAAQLGVVLLAGVSWEKWLSEYSVFHLSRHVGPVAGGVLAYVVATFVFYWWHRWRHTVDFLWRHFHQIHHSPRRIEVITSFYKHPLEMTVNSILGGLLVFTLLGLSPAAGAVYTLCTALGEFFYHTNVRTPQWIGYVFQRPEMHRIHHEYQKHSHNYGDLPLWDWLFGTYHNPREFQATCGFDADKEERLLPMLLFRDVHEEPTQVPAPGTPAT